In Haematobia irritans isolate KBUSLIRL chromosome 1, ASM5000362v1, whole genome shotgun sequence, a genomic segment contains:
- the rin gene encoding ras GTPase-activating protein-binding protein 2: protein MVMDATQPQQPSPQSVGREFVRQYYTLLNKAPNHLHRFYNNNSSFIHGESTLVVGQKNIHNRIQQLNFHDCHAKISQVDAQATLGNGVVVQVTGELSNDGQPMRRFTQTFVLAPQSPKKYYVHNDIFRYQDMYSDEEVDGESRSENDEEHEQQQLPPQVQSVTTNSNDQQGQVVSTGSDQQPIAGQVIAGGASGAVLPQQPTQAVYYSMPTAGGRPITVLQPPPGVTAVPIPAANFTNNNASVVPTQQQPVQANASGGGVTQLNGVVAHDEIISSMTQASVAPQQQMANQSTSPVIPQVTGAVPVGSTTVLGAQTPVGVAGVVTVAAAATAGLPQNTSSNTTMPSYQQSPVIQPHILQQQTHPPQAQIPTPIQPQPLPNTPSQQPAQQQTMQQQTQTPLSSTMNVTEIDDNVNSNNTITQAPQAPLEQQSRPNTTANVVASGQTISSSPSTVLEPPPTPAPIVEDFKTINEQQQQEKYEAAKQQQNEPKTYANLLKSSSSSPSSFVNAAMQQQQQIQQQQQQSIGGNSMYANNSNMGSSSYSQSASSTPSISLYGNRNSDNISSVRQDNNNGQNSGVGPLPQRSNAKGFSKDFDQRRSSNIQQFGDNQQLFLGNIPHHASEEELKNLFSQFGSVVDLRILSKGSGKIPPGGRNPLNYGFITYSDPDAVQNCLANCPLYFPDNSPDGQKLNVEEKKPRARTNDMPPRQNMGGGSGMNNMNNNQRNMSSGGPPSRSLSNSGSGGGSMMRGNSVGNNNSMSRGGSSGGGAGTRMGGAFNRNDNRTSNGGSGSQMRGGNNSQTQGNSYSVRR, encoded by the exons ATGGTAATGGATGCAACTCAACCCCAACAACCATCACCACAATCAGTAGGACGTGAATTTGTCCGCCAGTACTACACGTTGTTGAATAAAGCACCAAATCATTTGCATCGTTTCTACAATAACAATTCTTCTTTTATACATGGCGAATCGACCCTTGTCGTTggtcaaaaaaatattcacaatcgcATCCAGCAGCTGAACTTCCACGACTGTCATGCGAAGATCAGTCAGGTCGATGCTCAAGCCACTCTTGGAAATGGTGTTGTTGTCCAAGTAACCGGTGAATTATCCAATGATGGCCAACCAATGCGCCGTTTCACTCAGACTTTTGTTCTGGCTCCCCAATCGCCGAAAAAGTACTACGTACACAATGATATCTTCCGTTATCAAGATATGTATTCGGATGAGGAGGTAGATGGTGAATCTCGCTCTGAAAACGACGAAGAGCATGAGCAGCAACAGTTGCCACCTCAAGTGCAGTCGGTTACAACCAACTCTAACGATCAGCAGGGTCAAGTGGTTAGTACCGGCAGTGATCAGCAGCCAATAGCTGGTCAGGTTATTGCAGGTGGCGCATCTGGTGCAGTATTGCCACAGCAACCAACTCAAGCTGTTTATTATTCTATGCCTACGGCTGGAGGACGCCCAATAACTGTCTTGCAACCTCCTCCCGGAGTAACAGCAGTACCTATTCCTGCTGCAAACTTCACTAATAACAATGCCTCGGTTGTTCCAACACAACAACAGCCCGTACAAGCCAATGCCAGCGGTGGTGGAGTTACCCAGCTCAATGGTGTAGTAGCCCACGATGAGATAATTTCTAGTATGACACAAGCTAGCGTTGCTccacaacaacaaatggccaatcAATCAACCTCTCCTGTAATTCCACAGGTAACTGGTGCAGTTCCCGTTGGCAGTACTACTGTTCTCGGTGCACAGACTCCCGTAGGTGTCGCTGGTGTTGTAACTGTAGCCGCGGCTGCAACTGCTGGCTTGCCTCAGAATACGTCTAGCAACACTACCATGCCAAGCTATCAACAATCACCGGTTATTCAACCACATATCCTTCAACAGCAAACACATCCACCTCAAGCTCAGATTCCAACGCCTATCCAACCACAACCATTGCCGAATACACCTTCTCAACAACCAGCTCAACAGCAGACCAtgcaacaacaaacacaaacaccACTATCCTCTACCATGAATGTTACTGAAATCGACGATAATGTCAATTCCAACAATACCATTACCCAAGCACCGCAAGCACCATTGGAACAACAATCCCGCCCAAATACAACTGCAAATGTTGTTGCCAGTGGGCAGACTATTTCTTCATCGCCTAGCACAGTTCTCGAACCACCTCCCACACCAGCGCCAATTGTTGAAGATTTCAAGACCATTaatgaacaacaacaacaagagaaATACGAAGCAGCCAAACAACAACAGAACGAACCCAAAACATATGCCAATCTTTTGAAATCTTCATCTTCTTCCCCCAGTAGTTTTGTTAATGCCGCtatgcaacaacaacagcaaatacagcagcaacagcaacaatcAATTGGGGGTAATAGCATGTATGCCAACAACTCTAATATGGGCTCAAGTTCATATTCGCAATCAGCAAGTTCTACCCCATCAATATCGTTATATGGAAATCGCAATAGCGATAACATTTCTTCGGTACGCCAAGATAATAATAACGGTCAAAATAGCGGTGTTGGACCTTTACCACAAAGGTCAAATGCTAAAGGATTCAGTAAAG ACTTTGATCAGCGACGTTCCAGTAATATCCAACAATTTGGAGATAACCAACAACTGTTCCTTGGCAATATTCCTCATCATGCCTCCGaggaagaattgaaaaatctctTCAGTCAATTTGGATCTGTTGTGGATTTACGAATTCTGTCAAAGGGTAGTGGTAAAATTCCCCCAGGTGGTAGGAATCCACTTAATTATGGATTTATCACCTACAGTGACCCTGATGCAGTCCAAAACTGTTTGGCCAATTGT cCGCTTTATTTCCCTGATAATTCACCTGATGGACAAAAACTAAATGTTGAGGAGAAAAAACCCAGAGCTCGCACCAACGACATGCCCCCACGCCAAAACATGGGCGGCGGAAGCGGTATGAATAATATGAACAACAATCAGCGTAATATGTCTAGTGGAGGGCCACCATCGCGTTCACTCTCGAACTCAGGTAGTGGAGGTGGTAGTATGATGCGTGGTAACAGTGTGGGTAATAACAACAGTATGTCGCGTGGTGGGTCGAGTGGCGGCGGTGCCGGTACTCGTATGGGTGGTGCTTTTAACCGTAACGATAATCGAACTTCTAATGGTGGTAGTGGTTCACAAATGCGTGGCGGAAATAATTCACAGACACAAGGCAACAGTTATAGTGTAAGACGCTAA